The Rhodothermales bacterium DNA segment GCATCGAGGAACGAGTCAACGGCCTTCCGAATGATCGACGCGTCGTCCGGCACGATCCGGTATCCCGTGAGCGGTAGCCCGCGCTCCTCCAGAGCGGCCATGATGAACTTTCCACTCTTGTCGGTCGCCTCTGTCCTGGTGTCGCTCACCGTCAAGATCGCACACCTCACCGGTGTATCTCGCGACTGCTGGATATGATCTTGATGTCCCACCGCCTCCGCTAGCTGACCTTCTGATCTTCGTCGAGTGCGGAAACGTCCGCACGTTCGGTGTACCACACGGGTGGGTCGTAGCCCTCTCCGCCCCAGGGGTGACAACGAAAAATCCGATGGACGGACAACACCAATCCCTTTAATAGTCCGTATTTACGGAGGGCCAGTACGGAGTACTCGGAGCAGGTCGGCGCGAAGCGACAAGACGACGGCACGTGCGGGGAAATAATCCGCTGATAGCCCTTTATCACGGCGATAAAAAGCATCGACGGAACCGAGAGAACCAGTGGAATTAGCTTCATGTCGTTAGGAGCGGGTCGACATAAACTCAATGATCCAGGACGGGCCCGGTTCCTACAGGTGCAGAGATCGTGATCAAACGTTCGCCCGGTGCGAGCACATGCTGGTTCGCATCAGTTGCGTGCGGCAATGACGTCTAATTCCCCGACTGTCCCCCGGATGCGGACTGAACCCTGCGCGCAAGTTCGCGCATCATGCCGCGGAAGATCACTTTGTGAATCGGGTACAGGAGATACCAGTAGATGATGCCCAGCAGACCCTTCGGTTCAAAAAAGGCGGTCTGCGTGACTCGAATACTGTTCGAGTCGATCGGCGCAACCTCAAACTGTAGCCAGGCATCCCCCGGCACCTTCATTTCCGCACGCAAACGCAGAAGTCTGTCGGGCTCTACGTCCTCCACGCGCCAGAAGTCTATCACATCACCGACGCGGACTTCGGTAGGGCTGCGACGGCCTCGGCGAAGTCCGACCCCTCCCACCAGGAGGTCCAGCAGTCCGCGAAGCTTCCATAGCGTGTTGGCATAAAGCCAGCCATTCTGCCCGCCCAGGCTTCGGATCACACCAAATGCGTCCTGCGCGTTGGCCTGCATCACGCGCTGTCGGACCTCACGAATCATCCCCTCTCTTACAACCAGCTTCTCCAGTTCGCCATTTGTCCGGACACTTGACGAATACGCCCCGTGCCAGCTCGTTTCCACTTGATCTTCGTCGAAGCGCCGTAGAGCCCGTCGCACGGCTTGCTCATACGTTAGCGGCTTGATGTCGAACAGCGTGCGGGCGGAATCATCCGTCACAACCACGTCGTTGTCGAGTCCTTCGATGAGGGGTCGAGCGATCCGAGTGGATAATGGTGTGATGAGACCCACCCACAGTGACGACAGACGCGGAGTCAATACCGGGACGGGAATGATCGGCCGCCTGAGGCCGCGAATCCTTGCGTAGATCCTGAACATCTGCTCGTATGTAAGGATGTCGTCGCCACCGATCTCGATGACACGGCCAACGCTTTCGGGCGTCTCAAGTGCTGCCAGCAAATACTCCAGAACCGTCCGGATGGCAATCGGCTGGGTCGGGGTCTTCACCCACTTCGGACATATCATGAGCGGCACGCGCTCGGTCAGATAGCGGATCAACTCAAACGAGAGACTACCCGACCCGACGATCACGGCCGCCCTGAATTCCGTGACGGGAACGCCGCTCTCCGCCAGATATCTTCCCGTCTCAACCCGGCTCTGCAGATGGCGGGACTGGCGTGATCCCTTGGGCTCAATACCACCCAGGTAGATGATTCGCCGGGCGCCCTGCTCTGCAACGGCCCGTCCGAAATTGTGAGCGGCTGCCCGGTCGGTGGAGGCGAAATCCTCGGCGGAGGCCAGAGAATGGATCAAGTAATACGCGATATCGACGTCAGTCAGAGCAACATGAAGCGTCTTGTAGTCGAGGGCGTCGCCTTCCACGACGTCGACGTCGCCGGCCCATCGTCGGTCGCGCAGTCTGCTCCGGTCCCGGACGAGGCAGCGAACGCGATAGCCGCGTTCCAGCAGACGCGGCACCAGCCGGCCACCGACGTAGCCCGTTGCTCCGGTAACGAGCACAAGAGATCCATTCATACGAGATCCGGGATGCCAATCATGACAGTGTGGGTCGGCGGAATATATCATTCTCCGGGTTGCCCGCCGGAGTTCGGGCGCCACCACGCGGTTTCGAGGCCCACCAGCGATTGAACGCCCTCGCTCGAGCGCCTATTTTGGGTTGTCCCACCGATTCAGGAATTCTCCACCCATCCCCTGCGAGATGCGCCGAACGAAAATTGTCTGCACACTGGGTCCCGCGTCCACCGACCTTGCCACGATTCGCGGACTGGTCGAGGCCGGGATGGACGTGGCTCGCCTGAACTTCTCGCACGGCACGCACGCGGAGCACGGCCGGCGTATTGATCTGGTGCGGCAGGCGGCGCGCGAGGTCGGGCGCGTTGTCGCAATCATGCAGGACCTTCAGGGACCCAAGATCCGGATCGGAGATGTCCGTGGAGGTATCGTCACCATCAACGACGGCGACGAAATCATTCTTACCGCCGATGAAATAAAAGAAAGCGACGGCAAGCGGGTTCACGTCAGCTATCCGGCGCTGGAGGCAGACGTAGAGGTCGGGAGGCACATTCTCATCGACGATGGCCTCATCGAACTCATGATCACGAACATTCGTGGCAAAGACATCGTGACGAAGGTGCTTGTCGGTGGCGAATTGCGATCGCGTAAGGGCGTCCACCTTCCGTTGATGCGGAATACGAAGCCGTCGCTGACGGAGAAGGACCTGGCGGATCTCAAGTATGGTCTTGATCGAGAGGTCGACATCGTCGCACTGTCGTTCGTGCGAAGAGCGTCTGATATCGAGGATCTCCTCAAACACATCCGTGCGGCCGGCAAGGAAGTGAGCGTAGTGGCCAAGATCGAGAAACCGGAGGCCGTAACGTGCCTGGACGAAATCATGGCCTCGGCCAACGGAATCATGGTTGCCCGCGGAGACCTGGGAATCGAGATGCCGCTGTCCCAGGTCCCGGGAACTCAGAAGCTCATTATTCGAAAATGTCTGGAGCGCGCCAAGCCGGTGATTACCGCAACCCAGATGCTCGAGAGCATGATTGACAATGCCCGCCCTACACGTGCCGAAGCGAGCGATGTGGCGAACGCGGTACTCGATGGCAGCGACGCCGTCATGCTGTCGGGTGAGACCGCCGTCGGGAAGTATGTCGTTCGCGTCGTCGAAGTGATGTCGCGCATTATCGTCGAGGCCGAAAAGCACTACGACTTGAATTCGGTGCTCTCCGAACAGGTCCCGACGCACGACGAGTCCACGGACGTGGTGACGGAATCCGTCGCTTTTACGGCCGTGCGTATGGCGGAACGAACGGGGGCACGCGCTATCGCCTGCCTGACGGCGACAGGAACCACAGCTCGATCGATCGCTCGCCACCGTCCGTCGGTTCCTGTATACGCATTTACGGACGACGAAAGAGTCGTGCGGCGGCTCAGTCTGGTCTGGGGAACAAAGGGCTTCGCGATTCCTTTCCAACACGACACGGATCACGGCGTTCGGGCGGTTCACGAGGTGCTGAAACGCGAGCTTCTCGTGGAGGAAGGCGATAGCATTGTGATTACGGCTGGAATGCCGCTGCCGTCGAAGGGACGCACAAATATGGTTCACGTCAGCCGCATCTAATACCAACTCGTTCTGATACTAGTCCGGTCACCTCATCGAAGTAACCGCTACAGCTCATTACTCTCTCCAGCGGTGACGAATCGTACGCCGATGAAGCGGACCCTCTTCTTGATAGCCCTGTTCGCGTGGGGTGGCTGTTCCTCAACTTCGTTTGTCGGCAAGCGTGTCGACAATTTCACGGCGTACTACAGCACGTTCTATAACGCCAGAACAGCGTACGACACGGCCGAAAAAGCGCTCGAGCAGCCGGACAAGGCGATCGATCGAGATACCTACCTCTTCGTGTTCGAGCCCGGAAGCCCGGGCGCCGGCGTCAAGGATTTTGAGAGCGCGATCAAGAAGAGCGCCGACGTTCTCAGAGGCCACCCGAATTCAAAATGGGTGGACGATGCACTTCTGCTGATTGGAAAATCCTACTACTACATGGGTAACACGGTGGGTGCCCAGCAGAAATTTCGTGAGGTCATCGATCGGCAGTCGTCTCTGGAAGATGAGGCGAGATTCTGGCTTGGACTCGCACTGATGTCGGCTGGATCGTTCGACGAAGCGGGCGCCCATCTCCAGGAAAG contains these protein-coding regions:
- the yidD gene encoding membrane protein insertion efficiency factor YidD encodes the protein MKLIPLVLSVPSMLFIAVIKGYQRIISPHVPSSCRFAPTCSEYSVLALRKYGLLKGLVLSVHRIFRCHPWGGEGYDPPVWYTERADVSALDEDQKVS
- a CDS encoding SDR family oxidoreductase; this encodes MNGSLVLVTGATGYVGGRLVPRLLERGYRVRCLVRDRSRLRDRRWAGDVDVVEGDALDYKTLHVALTDVDIAYYLIHSLASAEDFASTDRAAAHNFGRAVAEQGARRIIYLGGIEPKGSRQSRHLQSRVETGRYLAESGVPVTEFRAAVIVGSGSLSFELIRYLTERVPLMICPKWVKTPTQPIAIRTVLEYLLAALETPESVGRVIEIGGDDILTYEQMFRIYARIRGLRRPIIPVPVLTPRLSSLWVGLITPLSTRIARPLIEGLDNDVVVTDDSARTLFDIKPLTYEQAVRRALRRFDEDQVETSWHGAYSSSVRTNGELEKLVVREGMIREVRQRVMQANAQDAFGVIRSLGGQNGWLYANTLWKLRGLLDLLVGGVGLRRGRRSPTEVRVGDVIDFWRVEDVEPDRLLRLRAEMKVPGDAWLQFEVAPIDSNSIRVTQTAFFEPKGLLGIIYWYLLYPIHKVIFRGMMRELARRVQSASGGQSGN
- the pyk gene encoding pyruvate kinase, translated to MRRTKIVCTLGPASTDLATIRGLVEAGMDVARLNFSHGTHAEHGRRIDLVRQAAREVGRVVAIMQDLQGPKIRIGDVRGGIVTINDGDEIILTADEIKESDGKRVHVSYPALEADVEVGRHILIDDGLIELMITNIRGKDIVTKVLVGGELRSRKGVHLPLMRNTKPSLTEKDLADLKYGLDREVDIVALSFVRRASDIEDLLKHIRAAGKEVSVVAKIEKPEAVTCLDEIMASANGIMVARGDLGIEMPLSQVPGTQKLIIRKCLERAKPVITATQMLESMIDNARPTRAEASDVANAVLDGSDAVMLSGETAVGKYVVRVVEVMSRIIVEAEKHYDLNSVLSEQVPTHDESTDVVTESVAFTAVRMAERTGARAIACLTATGTTARSIARHRPSVPVYAFTDDERVVRRLSLVWGTKGFAIPFQHDTDHGVRAVHEVLKRELLVEEGDSIVITAGMPLPSKGRTNMVHVSRI